A single genomic interval of Dyella sp. GSA-30 harbors:
- a CDS encoding ATP-binding protein, translating into MPPRRPFSLSARAALATGLVLAAFLGVVGLTLSRTNADSALKDQQERLENFVTAYLAGLEVTRSGKVFLPDTPPDQSFSRPGSGLYAVVIGDNNTKLESPSALGRDFSFLKMLQPGESEFGPIDTRMGRLYYYSYGVSWDLSDHKSVPLTVMIAQTEDVVEGQNAETRRSLVFWLSSLGVMLILLQLLLLRWSLTPLRKVANEMTRVERGESEHLDNQYPQELTGLTERINAFIDNEREQRTRYRNTLADLAHSLKTPLAVIRSRLELANDNNTPFRGDVLDQVRRMDELVAYQLARAATSGRQTFATTAVPIADHAEDLVQSLEKVYAAKNVLCEFDIDEGAVFYGEQGDLLELMGNLLENAFKWAQHRVLLVVKLEPQAGRQRPDLWLSVEDDGPGIDADKVEKVLQRGVRGDERVQGHGIGLSIVQDIVRAYQGELTVDRSPEFGGARFAVRLPSG; encoded by the coding sequence GTGCCGCCGCGCCGACCGTTTTCGCTGTCGGCGCGCGCGGCACTGGCCACTGGACTGGTGCTGGCAGCCTTTCTAGGCGTGGTCGGCTTGACCCTGTCGCGCACCAATGCCGACAGCGCGTTGAAGGATCAGCAGGAGCGTCTGGAAAATTTCGTCACCGCGTATCTGGCCGGTCTGGAAGTGACCCGCTCGGGTAAGGTCTTCCTGCCCGATACGCCGCCGGATCAGAGCTTCTCGCGCCCGGGTTCCGGGCTGTATGCCGTGGTGATCGGCGACAACAACACCAAGCTGGAATCGCCCTCGGCGTTGGGCCGCGACTTCAGTTTTCTCAAGATGCTGCAGCCCGGCGAGAGCGAGTTCGGCCCGATCGATACGCGCATGGGGCGCCTGTACTACTACAGCTATGGCGTGAGCTGGGATCTGTCCGATCACAAGTCGGTGCCGCTGACTGTGATGATCGCGCAGACCGAGGATGTGGTCGAAGGCCAGAACGCCGAGACGCGGCGCAGCCTGGTGTTCTGGCTGTCGTCGTTGGGCGTGATGTTGATCCTGCTGCAGTTGCTGTTGCTGCGCTGGAGCCTGACGCCGTTGCGCAAGGTGGCCAACGAGATGACGCGTGTCGAGCGCGGCGAGTCGGAACATCTCGACAATCAGTATCCGCAGGAGCTGACCGGCCTGACCGAGCGCATCAATGCGTTTATCGACAACGAGCGCGAACAACGCACACGTTATCGCAACACGCTGGCCGATCTTGCGCACAGTTTGAAGACGCCGCTGGCGGTGATTCGTTCGCGGCTCGAACTGGCCAACGACAACAACACACCGTTTCGCGGCGATGTGCTCGATCAGGTACGTCGCATGGACGAGCTGGTGGCGTATCAGCTGGCGCGTGCGGCGACGTCCGGGCGGCAGACGTTTGCTACTACGGCGGTGCCGATTGCCGATCACGCCGAAGACCTCGTGCAGAGCCTGGAGAAGGTCTACGCAGCGAAGAACGTGTTGTGCGAGTTCGATATCGACGAAGGCGCGGTGTTCTACGGCGAGCAGGGTGATTTGCTCGAACTGATGGGCAACCTGCTCGAGAACGCATTCAAGTGGGCGCAGCATCGCGTGTTGCTGGTGGTGAAGCTTGAGCCGCAGGCCGGGCGTCAGCGTCCGGACTTGTGGCTGAGTGTCGAAGACGACGGTCCGGGCATCGATGCGGACAAGGTTGAGAAGGTGCTGCAGCGAGGTGTGCGCGGCGACGAGCGCGTGCAAGGCCACGGTATTGGTCTGTCGATCGTGCAGGACATCGTGCGTGCGTATCAGGGTGAGTTGACGGTGGATCGCTCTCCGGAATTTGGTGGTGCGCGGTTTGCGGTGCGGTTACCGTCGGGTTGA
- a CDS encoding M90 family metallopeptidase — MFGTWWRQITSRFAPPPIPEALWRHTLAACPLAHRLDHSRQQALRELAAHFLARKRFHALAGAPLTEQLQLLIAMQACVPVLQSGPRALRGWREILVYPGEFKVRRSHHDEHSGVVSEVDDVLIGEAWEHGPLVLSLADVQLDLEQPWDGFNVVVHEIAHKLDMLDGPPDGVPPLPRHIERRRWIEAFQRAYDNLVADVTRGRDTVIDPYAAESPDEYFAVVSELHWSQPGVLQKAEPAIAELLEAYYGVSPAPMSKH, encoded by the coding sequence GTGTTCGGCACGTGGTGGCGACAAATCACGTCGCGCTTCGCCCCTCCTCCCATTCCCGAAGCTCTCTGGCGCCACACGCTGGCGGCTTGCCCGTTGGCGCATCGCCTGGATCACTCCCGCCAGCAGGCCTTGCGCGAGCTGGCTGCCCACTTTCTCGCTCGCAAGCGCTTTCATGCCCTGGCGGGAGCCCCATTGACCGAACAGCTGCAATTGCTGATCGCGATGCAGGCTTGTGTGCCGGTATTGCAGTCCGGCCCGCGCGCACTGCGTGGCTGGCGCGAGATCCTGGTGTATCCGGGCGAATTCAAAGTACGCCGCAGCCATCACGACGAGCATAGCGGTGTGGTCAGCGAGGTCGACGACGTACTGATCGGCGAGGCCTGGGAGCACGGCCCACTAGTGCTGTCGCTGGCCGATGTGCAGTTGGACCTGGAGCAGCCGTGGGATGGCTTCAACGTCGTCGTGCATGAAATCGCCCACAAGCTGGACATGCTGGACGGCCCACCGGATGGCGTTCCGCCGCTGCCCAGGCATATCGAGCGACGCCGCTGGATCGAGGCATTCCAACGTGCGTACGACAACCTTGTCGCCGATGTCACGCGGGGACGCGACACCGTCATCGATCCGTATGCGGCCGAAAGCCCGGATGAGTATTTTGCCGTGGTGAGCGAGCTGCATTGGTCGCAGCCGGGTGTGTTGCAAAAAGCGGAACCGGCTATCGCGGAGCTGCTGGAGGCGTATTACGGCGTGTCGCCTGCGCCTATGTCGAAGCACTGA
- a CDS encoding biotin--[acetyl-CoA-carboxylase] ligase has product MQARDVLTALATGEAISGATLAETAGVTRAAIWKQIETLRAKGVPIEARGASGYRLPWPLQMLDERTIRSQLPGTVASRLGALEVHWELDSTSTELQRRLADAPDMSFVLAETQSAGRGRRGRSWLSPPGLNLYLSCLKRFDAGFAALSGLSLALGVVVLRALDSLGVAGAGLKWPNDLLSEQGKLGGILVELSGEYQGPCAAVIGIGLNLRLTDALRAQAGQPSDDLARLNGGTPPDRNRVAAALIHALVDGLAEFERDGFAGFAQAYRPYDLLLGKSLHLTGALGELDGIGAGVDARGALLLETSEGLRRVDSADVSVRRV; this is encoded by the coding sequence ATGCAGGCGCGCGATGTATTGACCGCCCTGGCTACCGGCGAAGCCATCTCTGGCGCCACCCTGGCAGAAACGGCCGGGGTTACCCGTGCCGCGATCTGGAAGCAGATCGAAACCCTGCGCGCCAAAGGCGTGCCGATCGAGGCCCGCGGCGCCAGCGGCTACCGCCTGCCGTGGCCGCTGCAGATGCTGGACGAGCGCACCATTCGCAGCCAGCTGCCGGGGACGGTAGCCAGCCGGCTTGGTGCGCTGGAGGTGCATTGGGAGCTCGACTCCACCTCGACCGAGCTGCAAAGGCGCCTGGCCGATGCCCCCGATATGAGCTTTGTCCTCGCCGAAACGCAAAGCGCCGGACGTGGCCGTCGCGGGCGCAGTTGGCTATCGCCGCCGGGGCTGAATCTTTATCTCTCGTGCCTGAAGCGGTTCGATGCGGGCTTTGCGGCGCTGTCCGGGCTCTCGCTGGCGCTGGGCGTCGTTGTGCTGCGCGCGCTCGATAGCCTGGGCGTGGCCGGTGCAGGCCTCAAATGGCCCAATGACCTGCTGAGCGAGCAGGGCAAGCTCGGCGGCATCCTGGTCGAGCTCAGTGGTGAATATCAGGGGCCTTGTGCGGCGGTGATCGGTATCGGTCTCAATCTACGGCTGACCGACGCGTTGCGTGCCCAAGCCGGCCAGCCCAGCGATGACCTGGCCCGATTGAATGGCGGCACGCCGCCGGATCGCAACCGCGTTGCTGCCGCCCTGATCCACGCGCTGGTCGATGGTCTTGCCGAGTTCGAGCGCGACGGTTTTGCCGGCTTTGCCCAAGCTTATCGGCCCTACGATCTGCTGCTGGGCAAGTCGTTGCATCTCACCGGCGCCCTGGGCGAGCTCGATGGCATCGGTGCCGGCGTCGATGCACGCGGCGCCTTGTTGCTTGAAACCAGCGAGGGGCTGCGACGTGTCGATAGCGCCGACGTATCGGTGCGCCGCGTATGA
- a CDS encoding type III pantothenate kinase — protein sequence MKLLLDLGNTRLKWAALDRGMHIAQGAVAWNDDVESALAAAWGSLDGVAHIYGASVVDAAKEARVEAMAKAIRARSVVWLRTPAEACGVRSAYVEPERLGVDRFLAMVSAYHNGDAPCVLVGVGTALTLDALDGEGRHLGGLIAPGPQLMQQSLWGATARLHPEPGRVLDVADNTADAIASGCWQAAVALIERFVARMSPRLGGAPRVILGGGDAAQLQPLLALPTQLTEDSVLRGLAVWAEAHSTTMPPL from the coding sequence ATGAAGCTGTTGCTGGACCTGGGCAATACCCGTCTGAAATGGGCCGCGCTCGACCGCGGCATGCACATCGCGCAGGGCGCGGTGGCGTGGAACGACGATGTCGAATCGGCGCTCGCTGCCGCATGGGGTTCGCTCGACGGCGTGGCGCATATCTACGGCGCATCCGTGGTCGACGCGGCCAAAGAGGCGAGGGTGGAAGCGATGGCCAAGGCCATTCGCGCGCGCAGCGTCGTCTGGCTGCGTACACCGGCCGAAGCCTGCGGCGTGCGTAGCGCTTATGTGGAGCCTGAGCGCCTGGGCGTGGATCGTTTCCTGGCGATGGTCTCGGCCTATCACAACGGCGATGCGCCTTGCGTCCTCGTTGGAGTGGGCACGGCGCTCACCCTCGATGCGCTCGACGGAGAAGGTCGCCACCTGGGCGGTTTGATCGCGCCGGGACCGCAGCTGATGCAGCAATCGTTGTGGGGTGCGACGGCACGTTTGCACCCTGAGCCGGGCCGCGTGCTCGATGTTGCCGACAACACCGCCGATGCGATCGCCTCCGGCTGCTGGCAAGCTGCCGTCGCGTTGATCGAGCGCTTTGTGGCGCGGATGTCGCCCCGGCTTGGCGGCGCACCGAGGGTCATTCTCGGCGGTGGCGATGCGGCGCAGCTGCAGCCCTTGCTGGCCCTGCCGACCCAGTTGACCGAGGACAGCGTGCTGCGTGGCCTGGCGGTGTGGGCCGAGGCACATTCGACTACGATGCCGCCTCTCTAG
- a CDS encoding SPOR domain-containing protein, protein MVLRLLFVLLIALNIAVGAWLLLGQDDAHVRSATDPDVPSLQLLSERPAPPASAPIVATTAPVPTSASTPSPATPASATNARSNSSSRVYTCIAIGPFATPLDLRNARTALTAQAARMRSRQEQTTQSRGWWVYLPASASRDQALAQARRLSAANIKDYFVVGAGDQPNTVSLGLFKDPANARKRRDEVVAAGFPAQMSERTETVPEYWLDLAVADNAHFDWRSRVRNNTVGSHSTGCF, encoded by the coding sequence ATGGTTCTGCGTCTGCTCTTTGTGCTGTTGATCGCACTCAATATCGCCGTCGGTGCCTGGCTCCTGCTGGGTCAGGACGACGCGCACGTGCGCAGTGCGACAGATCCCGACGTGCCGTCGCTGCAACTGCTTTCCGAGCGCCCGGCGCCACCCGCATCGGCACCGATCGTCGCGACCACCGCACCCGTGCCCACGTCGGCCTCGACACCGTCGCCTGCCACGCCAGCCAGCGCGACGAACGCGCGTAGCAATTCCAGTTCGCGCGTCTACACCTGCATCGCCATCGGTCCCTTTGCAACACCGCTGGATTTGCGCAATGCGCGAACTGCGCTGACCGCACAGGCGGCACGCATGCGCTCGCGCCAGGAACAGACTACGCAATCGCGCGGTTGGTGGGTCTATCTGCCGGCCAGCGCCAGCCGCGACCAGGCCCTGGCGCAGGCGCGGCGCCTGAGCGCGGCCAATATCAAGGATTATTTCGTGGTCGGCGCGGGCGATCAGCCCAATACCGTGTCGCTGGGCCTGTTCAAGGACCCGGCCAACGCGCGCAAGCGTCGCGACGAGGTCGTGGCCGCCGGTTTCCCCGCGCAGATGAGCGAACGCACCGAAACGGTCCCCGAATACTGGCTGGATCTGGCCGTGGCCGACAACGCGCATTTCGACTGGCGCAGCCGCGTGCGCAACAACACGGTGGGCTCGCACAGCACGGGCTGTTTCTGA
- a CDS encoding DNA/RNA non-specific endonuclease, translating into MLRVRQWLFAVSFLVSGACFASTACPNFFVSGSNPTLDSSLTTRTTEVCHTEYVLLASGVTKGPLYSAQHLTAAQIAGADSISRTGSFHQETGIPVADRSQDSDYTNSGYDRGHMTPAGDESTIASEKESFSMANVVPQDHKLNTGEWAKIEAQVRNLATQLGEVYVVTGPAFDPDNIPTIGKDAVAVPAYTWKAVYEPGKGAGAYLCTNDDTITCDVVSLNDIKTMSGVDPFPSLSSSMKANPISLPLP; encoded by the coding sequence ATGTTGCGTGTACGTCAGTGGCTGTTTGCGGTCAGCTTTCTCGTGTCCGGTGCTTGCTTCGCCAGCACGGCCTGTCCCAATTTCTTCGTCAGCGGTAGCAACCCCACCCTGGATTCGTCGTTGACCACGCGAACCACCGAGGTGTGCCATACCGAGTACGTCCTGTTGGCATCGGGTGTCACCAAGGGCCCGCTGTATTCCGCGCAGCACCTGACCGCCGCACAGATTGCCGGCGCCGATTCGATCAGCCGCACCGGCTCGTTCCATCAGGAAACCGGCATCCCGGTCGCCGACCGTTCGCAGGATTCGGACTACACCAACAGCGGCTACGATCGTGGTCACATGACGCCGGCCGGCGACGAATCGACGATCGCTTCGGAGAAGGAATCGTTCTCCATGGCCAACGTCGTGCCGCAGGATCACAAGCTCAACACTGGCGAGTGGGCAAAGATCGAAGCACAGGTACGCAACCTGGCCACCCAGCTGGGCGAAGTCTATGTCGTCACCGGCCCGGCCTTCGATCCAGACAACATCCCCACCATCGGCAAGGATGCAGTTGCCGTGCCGGCCTACACCTGGAAAGCCGTATACGAGCCGGGCAAAGGCGCCGGCGCCTACCTGTGCACCAACGACGACACGATCACCTGCGACGTCGTTTCGCTCAACGACATCAAGACCATGTCCGGCGTGGACCCATTCCCGTCGCTCAGCAGCTCGATGAAGGCCAACCCGATCAGCCTGCCGCTGCCTTAA
- a CDS encoding patatin-like phospholipase family protein gives MQRNNAAELLIKLALQGGGAHGAFTWGVLDRVLQVPGLQISAVSGTSSGAMNAAALVQGWQRGGAEGARAALAEFWEAVAKHNAMADWWAAGARAWSDSAWFKPSVSPLSFNAMRPLVEGFFDIDALRRSPIALHVAATRVRDGALVVFQGDDLSHEALLASSCLPQWFPAVEIDGEAYWDGGFAGNPALEPLLTDPGDVLLCVLVQPLQLGQIPRQSSDILDVSAQLAFGTAFRRELRDLAISRRRADQRFLPSTRERLLRRLQLEIIAPDDGLGALGHAATDTRLHQLQALRERGYAAADTWWQRHGEAAGDAAGWVEQFVG, from the coding sequence ATGCAACGCAACAATGCTGCGGAACTCCTCATCAAGCTCGCCCTTCAGGGCGGCGGCGCGCATGGCGCTTTCACCTGGGGCGTGCTCGATCGGGTCTTGCAGGTGCCGGGCTTGCAGATCAGCGCAGTCAGCGGGACCAGCAGCGGCGCGATGAATGCGGCGGCCCTGGTTCAAGGCTGGCAACGCGGTGGCGCGGAGGGCGCTCGCGCAGCGCTCGCCGAATTCTGGGAGGCCGTGGCCAAGCACAATGCCATGGCCGACTGGTGGGCGGCCGGTGCGCGCGCCTGGAGCGATTCGGCCTGGTTCAAGCCCAGCGTGTCGCCGCTGTCGTTCAATGCGATGCGCCCGCTGGTGGAAGGTTTCTTCGACATTGATGCGCTGCGCCGCTCACCCATCGCGCTGCATGTGGCCGCCACGCGGGTGCGCGACGGCGCCTTGGTCGTGTTTCAAGGTGACGACCTCAGCCACGAGGCTCTGCTAGCGTCCTCATGCCTACCGCAATGGTTTCCGGCGGTCGAGATCGACGGCGAGGCCTACTGGGATGGTGGTTTCGCCGGCAATCCGGCACTCGAACCCTTGTTGACCGATCCCGGCGACGTGCTGCTGTGCGTGCTGGTGCAGCCCCTGCAGCTCGGGCAGATACCGCGGCAATCGAGCGACATTCTGGATGTTTCCGCACAGCTGGCCTTTGGCACGGCCTTTCGGCGCGAGCTGCGCGACCTGGCCATCTCGCGTCGGCGTGCCGACCAGCGTTTTCTGCCGAGCACACGAGAGCGCCTCTTGCGCCGGCTGCAGCTGGAGATCATCGCGCCAGACGATGGATTGGGGGCGTTGGGGCATGCGGCCACCGATACGCGGCTGCACCAGCTGCAGGCACTGCGCGAGCGCGGCTATGCAGCGGCCGATACCTGGTGGCAGCGGCATGGCGAGGCGGCAGGGGACGCCGCCGGCTGGGTCGAACAGTTCGTCGGCTAG
- a CDS encoding rhodanese-like domain-containing protein, with product MPTWAADDTLAPAQLLERQHAGHAPLLLDVRHADEYSGGHIDGALNIPVEQLAARHGALGVSRDSDIVVYCQSGRRAAKAQALLQSMGYNHVRLLDGSIQGWQQQSLPLVRETPMHTAPAR from the coding sequence ATGCCCACATGGGCTGCCGATGACACATTGGCACCCGCGCAACTCCTCGAACGTCAGCACGCAGGCCACGCGCCGCTGCTGCTGGATGTCCGTCATGCCGACGAATACAGCGGCGGCCATATCGACGGCGCCCTGAATATTCCGGTGGAGCAGTTGGCCGCACGGCATGGCGCCCTGGGCGTATCGCGCGATAGCGATATCGTCGTGTATTGCCAGAGCGGACGTCGCGCCGCCAAGGCACAGGCTCTCCTGCAGTCGATGGGCTACAACCACGTGCGCCTGCTCGACGGCAGCATCCAGGGCTGGCAGCAACAGTCCTTGCCGTTGGTTCGTGAAACACCAATGCATACGGCACCTGCGCGCTAG
- the rocF gene encoding arginase yields the protein MVKQQAISLIGVPTDIGAGHRGASMGPEALRVANLAERLIKRGLDVVDRGNLYGPVNPWQPPHNGYRHLPEVVAWNEAVFGAVSEALAEGRLPIMLGGDHCLAIGSISAVAKHCREQGKQLRVLWLDAHADFNTAQVTPSGNIHGMPVACLCGNGPRELIALSGTVPATRPETFRQIGIRSVDEGEKRLVREANVGIFDMRHIDEVGMKRTMELALADIDENTHLHVSFDVDFLDPTIAPGVGTTVRGGPNYREAQLCMEMIADCGSLGSLDIVELNPAFDKRNQTAKLAVDLVESLFGKSTLIRHPSQS from the coding sequence ATGGTTAAGCAACAGGCAATTTCCCTGATTGGCGTACCGACCGATATCGGCGCCGGACACCGCGGCGCCTCGATGGGCCCGGAAGCGCTGCGCGTGGCCAATCTGGCCGAAAGATTGATCAAGCGCGGGCTGGATGTGGTCGACCGCGGCAATCTTTATGGGCCGGTCAATCCGTGGCAGCCGCCGCACAACGGTTATCGCCATCTACCCGAGGTGGTGGCGTGGAACGAAGCGGTATTCGGGGCGGTATCCGAAGCCCTGGCCGAAGGCCGCCTGCCGATCATGCTCGGCGGCGACCATTGCCTGGCGATCGGTTCGATCAGTGCCGTGGCCAAGCATTGCCGCGAGCAGGGCAAGCAGCTGCGTGTGCTGTGGCTGGATGCGCATGCCGACTTCAACACCGCGCAGGTGACGCCGTCGGGCAATATCCACGGCATGCCCGTGGCGTGCCTGTGCGGCAACGGTCCGCGTGAGCTGATCGCCTTGAGCGGTACCGTGCCGGCGACTCGACCCGAGACGTTTCGCCAGATCGGCATCCGCTCGGTCGACGAAGGCGAGAAGCGGCTGGTGCGCGAGGCGAACGTCGGTATCTTCGACATGCGCCATATCGACGAAGTCGGGATGAAGCGCACGATGGAGCTGGCGTTGGCGGACATCGACGAAAACACGCATCTTCACGTGAGCTTCGATGTCGATTTTCTCGATCCGACGATTGCACCGGGCGTGGGCACCACGGTGCGTGGCGGTCCCAATTACCGCGAAGCGCAGTTGTGCATGGAAATGATTGCCGATTGCGGAAGTCTGGGTTCGCTCGATATCGTCGAGTTGAACCCGGCGTTCGACAAGCGCAATCAAACCGCCAAGCTCGCCGTCGATCTGGTCGAATCGCTGTTCGGCAAATCCACGCTTATCCGTCACCCATCGCAATCCTGA
- a CDS encoding tryptophan--tRNA ligase: MQTRVLTGITTTGTPHLGNYVGAIRPAILASQRADVDAFYFMADYHALIKSDDPARIERSRLEIAATWLAGGLDPQRVTFYRQSDIPEIPELTWFLTCVTSKGLLNRAHAYKAAIDKNVEAGEDADAGVTAGLYMYPVLMAADILAFNANKVPVGRDQIQHIEMARDIAQRFNHIYGGDFFVLPEVVIEEQVATLPGLDGRKMSKSYDNTIPLFAGGAKHLRETIMRIVTDSRLPGEAKDPDSSSLFTIFRAFASEAETDAFRKALEDGIGWGEAKQVLYERIEADVAPMRERYDELIAKPQVIEEILQDGARKARATAAPLIATLRDAIGLRSGAALVQSGNQAKPAQKQGKLPRLVSFRDGDGSFRFRLFSADGEELLLSRSFADPKSAGVTQKRLKSLGAAAAVWQVRQGGMALEVDGEHIGDTPEYGDEPARDEALARLREALDQLAAQE; encoded by the coding sequence ATGCAGACTCGTGTATTGACTGGCATCACCACGACCGGTACGCCGCACCTTGGCAACTATGTCGGTGCCATTCGCCCGGCGATCCTTGCCAGCCAGCGCGCCGACGTGGACGCGTTTTATTTCATGGCCGATTACCACGCCCTGATCAAGAGCGACGATCCGGCGCGCATCGAGCGTTCGCGCCTTGAAATCGCCGCAACCTGGCTTGCCGGCGGGCTCGATCCGCAACGTGTGACGTTCTATCGCCAGTCGGATATCCCCGAGATTCCGGAGCTGACCTGGTTCTTGACCTGCGTTACCTCCAAGGGCCTGCTCAACCGCGCGCATGCGTACAAGGCTGCGATCGACAAGAATGTCGAAGCAGGCGAGGACGCCGACGCCGGCGTGACCGCCGGCCTGTATATGTACCCGGTACTGATGGCCGCCGACATTCTTGCGTTCAATGCGAACAAGGTGCCGGTGGGGCGCGATCAGATCCAGCACATCGAAATGGCGCGCGATATCGCGCAGCGTTTCAACCACATCTATGGCGGCGATTTCTTCGTACTGCCCGAAGTAGTGATCGAAGAGCAGGTCGCGACCTTGCCTGGCCTGGACGGTCGCAAGATGTCCAAGAGCTACGACAACACCATTCCGCTCTTCGCCGGTGGTGCTAAACACTTGCGTGAAACGATCATGCGCATCGTCACCGATTCGCGTTTGCCCGGCGAAGCGAAGGATCCGGATAGCTCGTCGCTGTTTACGATCTTTCGCGCGTTTGCCAGCGAGGCGGAAACCGATGCGTTCCGCAAGGCGCTGGAAGATGGTATCGGCTGGGGCGAAGCCAAGCAGGTGTTGTACGAACGCATCGAGGCCGATGTCGCGCCGATGCGCGAGCGTTACGACGAACTCATCGCCAAGCCGCAAGTGATCGAAGAGATTCTGCAGGATGGTGCGCGCAAGGCGCGCGCCACGGCCGCACCGCTGATCGCAACACTGCGCGACGCGATCGGCTTGCGTTCGGGGGCGGCGCTGGTGCAGTCGGGCAACCAGGCCAAGCCTGCGCAAAAGCAGGGCAAATTGCCGCGTCTGGTCAGTTTTCGTGACGGCGATGGTAGCTTCCGTTTCCGTCTGTTCTCCGCCGATGGCGAAGAGTTGCTGCTGTCTCGTTCGTTTGCCGATCCGAAGTCGGCCGGTGTGACGCAAAAGCGCTTGAAAAGCCTTGGCGCTGCCGCGGCGGTCTGGCAGGTGCGTCAGGGCGGCATGGCCTTGGAGGTGGACGGCGAGCACATCGGCGACACGCCCGAGTACGGCGATGAACCGGCACGCGATGAGGCCCTGGCACGTCTGCGCGAGGCCTTGGATCAGCTCGCCGCGCAGGAGTAA
- the panE gene encoding 2-dehydropantoate 2-reductase, with product MRILVVGAGATGGYFGGRLLESQQDVTFLVRPARAAKLAETGLTIRSSTGDFHRDAPPTVTAATLNGHYDLILLSCKAYDLDQAIADIAPAVGPDTAILPLLNGMQHMDRLDERFGAARVLGGQCVIAATVDADGVVRHLNTSHSLTYGERDGSASARMAAIAQAMLGVKFEARASNTILQDMWDKWVFLATLAGITCLMRAAVGDIMRAPGGRETTLALLEACRSVAEHAGHAPHDAVLAKARGVLTEEGSTLTASMLRDLEGGKAVEADHVVGDMLARGAGGADVTPLRTAYAHLKAYEARKERQAQG from the coding sequence ATGCGTATCCTGGTTGTCGGCGCGGGCGCCACCGGCGGTTACTTTGGCGGGCGCTTGCTGGAAAGCCAGCAGGACGTAACTTTTCTCGTACGTCCCGCCCGTGCCGCAAAGCTGGCCGAAACGGGTTTGACGATACGCAGCAGCACCGGCGACTTTCATCGCGACGCACCGCCGACCGTCACTGCCGCAACATTGAACGGCCATTACGACCTGATCCTGCTCAGCTGCAAAGCCTACGATCTGGATCAGGCCATCGCAGATATCGCACCGGCGGTCGGGCCGGACACGGCGATCCTGCCGCTATTGAACGGCATGCAGCACATGGATCGCCTGGATGAGCGCTTCGGTGCGGCTCGCGTGCTAGGTGGCCAATGCGTGATTGCCGCGACTGTCGATGCCGACGGCGTGGTACGCCATCTCAATACTTCGCATAGCCTCACTTACGGGGAGCGCGACGGCAGCGCATCGGCGCGCATGGCCGCCATTGCGCAAGCCATGCTGGGCGTCAAGTTCGAGGCCCGCGCCAGCAATACGATCCTGCAAGACATGTGGGACAAGTGGGTATTTCTGGCCACGCTTGCGGGAATCACCTGTCTGATGCGCGCCGCAGTAGGCGACATCATGCGTGCGCCGGGTGGACGCGAAACGACGCTGGCCTTGCTCGAGGCGTGTCGCAGCGTTGCCGAGCACGCGGGTCATGCGCCGCACGACGCCGTACTGGCCAAGGCTCGTGGCGTGTTGACGGAAGAAGGCTCGACGCTGACTGCGTCGATGCTGCGCGACCTGGAAGGTGGCAAGGCCGTGGAAGCCGATCATGTGGTGGGCGACATGCTTGCGCGCGGCGCGGGGGGCGCAGATGTCACGCCGTTGCGTACGGCTTATGCGCATTTGAAGGCGTATGAGGCGCGGAAAGAGCGGCAAGCTCAGGGCTGA
- a CDS encoding VOC family protein: protein MHHSRLSTLVLDCQAGDLQEAAEFWSRALGKPIVTLDQDGDGKYAELRTAADEPIILLQKVTHESRVHLDIETDDIEAEASRLDKLGAKRVNLVRDRWWVMEAPSGHRFCVVRQQREPFGPHLNAWDGTDGN from the coding sequence ATGCACCACAGCCGATTATCTACCCTGGTGCTGGACTGCCAAGCCGGGGACCTTCAAGAAGCCGCCGAATTCTGGAGCCGCGCGCTGGGGAAGCCCATTGTCACGCTCGACCAGGATGGCGACGGCAAGTACGCCGAACTGCGGACCGCAGCCGACGAACCGATCATCTTGCTGCAAAAAGTCACCCACGAAAGCCGAGTGCATCTGGATATCGAAACCGACGATATCGAAGCGGAAGCCTCCCGGCTGGACAAGCTGGGCGCCAAACGCGTCAACCTGGTGCGCGACCGCTGGTGGGTCATGGAAGCGCCCAGCGGCCACCGCTTCTGCGTCGTCCGGCAACAGCGCGAGCCGTTCGGGCCGCATCTGAACGCATGGGATGGAACGGACGGCAATTGA